A stretch of the Butyricicoccus intestinisimiae genome encodes the following:
- a CDS encoding sucrose-specific PTS transporter subunit IIBC, whose product MDYKKAAAETIQYIGGKDNIVSAAHCATRLRLVIADNSKVNKEALEDAEGVKGVFEASGQLQIIFGTGVVNKVYDEFIAMAGITAASKEKVKQAAASKANPFQRFIKTLGDIFVPIIPAIVASGFLMGIMESLNFLINNGYIHMSNESSLFVLANMFSNTAYVFLPVLIGFSGAKVFGGNPFLGGVIGMIMVHPNLQNAWTMTGGVNEYLDVFGLWKVPLVGYQGHVISVIIAVFVMANIEKWLHKRVPAMLDLFVTPLVSVFVTGFLTMTMIGPAFNIVESSIINGIQTLISLPFGVGSLVMGALYAPTVVTGIHHMYTIIDLGQIKEFGCTYWLPLASSANIAQGAAALAVALKTRDQKLKAMALPSSLSAFMGITEPAIFGVNLRFFRPFVCACIGGGCGAMFASITSLGATGTGVTGIFGILLCLNAPVKYILMFAISAGVAFALSWMFGYKNAPQTANGAPETAPVFTEPKEAQGELNILSPMQGKAVSLTDTGDDTFAAEVLGKGAAIEPSEGKVYAPFDATVETLMGHAVGLTGENGVEMLIHIGIDTVQLNGKHYTPHCTEGQHVKAGDLLMEFDMAAIQAEGFKTITPVIVTNADDYADVLTHIGKQTKAGETLLTVKK is encoded by the coding sequence ATGGATTACAAAAAAGCGGCAGCCGAGACGATACAGTATATCGGCGGCAAAGACAACATTGTGTCCGCGGCACACTGCGCAACACGCTTGCGGCTGGTCATCGCAGACAACAGCAAGGTAAACAAAGAAGCGTTAGAGGACGCAGAGGGCGTGAAGGGTGTTTTTGAGGCATCCGGTCAGCTGCAAATTATCTTTGGCACAGGCGTTGTAAACAAAGTATACGATGAATTCATTGCGATGGCAGGCATCACGGCGGCATCGAAGGAGAAGGTCAAGCAGGCAGCAGCCAGCAAAGCCAATCCGTTTCAGCGGTTTATCAAGACACTGGGTGATATTTTTGTGCCGATTATTCCGGCCATTGTAGCCTCCGGTTTCTTGATGGGCATTATGGAATCGCTGAACTTCCTGATTAACAACGGCTATATCCATATGTCCAATGAAAGCTCGCTGTTCGTGCTGGCCAATATGTTCTCGAACACAGCCTATGTGTTCCTGCCGGTACTGATTGGCTTCTCCGGTGCAAAGGTATTTGGTGGCAATCCGTTCCTCGGCGGCGTCATCGGTATGATTATGGTGCATCCGAATTTACAGAATGCATGGACGATGACGGGCGGCGTGAACGAATACCTAGACGTATTTGGACTATGGAAAGTACCGCTTGTTGGCTATCAGGGACATGTCATTTCGGTTATCATCGCTGTATTTGTTATGGCGAATATTGAAAAGTGGCTGCACAAGCGTGTGCCGGCAATGCTGGATCTGTTTGTCACCCCGCTGGTATCCGTCTTTGTGACCGGTTTTCTGACCATGACCATGATCGGACCGGCATTCAATATTGTGGAGAGCAGCATTATTAACGGCATTCAGACGTTGATTTCTCTGCCGTTTGGCGTTGGTTCTCTGGTTATGGGTGCGCTGTACGCCCCGACGGTTGTCACAGGTATTCATCACATGTATACCATTATCGACCTCGGACAGATTAAGGAATTTGGTTGTACCTACTGGCTGCCGCTGGCATCCTCTGCGAATATCGCACAGGGCGCAGCTGCACTGGCTGTTGCCCTGAAAACCCGCGATCAGAAGCTCAAGGCAATGGCGCTGCCGTCCTCTCTGTCTGCATTTATGGGCATTACAGAACCGGCAATCTTCGGTGTCAATCTGCGATTCTTCCGCCCGTTCGTGTGCGCATGCATCGGCGGCGGCTGCGGCGCGATGTTCGCATCCATTACTTCTCTGGGTGCCACCGGCACCGGCGTGACAGGTATTTTTGGTATCCTGCTGTGCCTCAATGCACCGGTCAAGTACATTCTGATGTTTGCGATCTCCGCAGGCGTAGCGTTTGCACTGTCTTGGATGTTTGGCTATAAAAACGCACCGCAGACGGCAAACGGTGCACCGGAAACAGCACCGGTATTCACAGAACCGAAGGAAGCACAGGGCGAGCTGAATATTCTGTCTCCGATGCAGGGCAAGGCAGTCAGCTTGACAGATACTGGCGATGACACATTTGCCGCAGAGGTTCTTGGCAAGGGCGCGGCAATTGAACCGAGCGAAGGGAAAGTATATGCACCGTTTGATGCCACTGTGGAAACGCTGATGGGTCATGCTGTTGGTTTGACTGGTGAAAATGGCGTAGAAATGCTCATTCACATCGGTATTGATACGGTTCAGCTGAATGGCAAGCATTATACCCCGCACTGCACGGAAGGACAGCACGTCAAGGCTGGCGATTTGCTGATGGAATTTGATATGGCAGCCATTCAGGCAGAAGGCTTTAAAACGATTACGCCGGTCATCGTGACCAATGCCGATGACTATGCGGACGTTTTGACACACATTGGCAAGCAGACAAAAGCAGGAGAAACCCTGCTGACAGTGAAAAAATAA